CCACTGGCCCATCGGTATCTACTTCAGGCCCAGAAGCCGGTTTGTCCGCAACGTGCTTTTTGTTGTCTGGGTTTTGTGGCAGCCAGCGTTTGACAGTTTCAAGAAATTCTCTTCTCTTTAAGGGTTTAGTTATATAGTCATCCATTCCACCGGCAAGGCATTTCTCCCGGTAGCCGCTCATGGCATGGGCGGTCATGGCAATAATCGGAATTTTTGTGCCGGCGGGCTTACTGCTTTCATATTCGCGGATCTCAAAAGTCGCGCCATAGCCATCCAGGACAGGCATTTGAATATCCATCAAGATAAGGTCATAGGTATTTTGCTGAAAAAATAGGACAGCCTCCCTGCCGTTTTCGACCAGGTCAACCTGGTAGCCGGCTTTTGTAAGATAATTGGCCGCTACAATCCGGTTGGTGGGGTAATCTTCGGCCAGCAGGATATGATATTTCTTTCCCTCGTTTTCTGAAACTTCAGGGGCAGACATACTTTGGTCAATATGATGAGCAGGTGTTTTCTTAGTCTGCAGGTTTAACGCTTCACATACAGCCCTTTTCAGATCCTGCCGCAGGATCGGTTTATTAATAAAACTGCTGACCGCTAATCCCGCCCAGTTCTTTTCAGCCCCTTTACTGGTGGAAGGAGAACTGAACACAATGACAGGAACCTGTTGCCCATTTTTTTGAAAATTCCGGATCTCCTCTACAAAAGAAAAGCCATCAAGAATCGGCATATTATAATCAGTAATAACCAGATCAAAGGCTGTGAGACCAGCAGTCATGGCCTTCTTGAAAAGTGTTAATGCCCCGCCGCCGTTTGCCGCCTTTTGAGGGATGCAGCCCCAAGCATTAAGGTACTCTTCCAAAATAAAAAGGTTGGTCGGATTATCGTCAACAATCAGCACCCTGATTCCCTCAAGTTTAGGCTGTGGAGCCAAAAGGGTTATATCCGCGGTTTGCGATTTCAATAACGGCAATAGAAATTTAAAGGTGGAGCCTTGACCTGGTTTACTTTCAACGTTTATTTCTCCGCCCATCAGCTCGACCAGTTGTTTTGATATTGCGGTGCCAAGTCCGGTGCCGCCGTAAAGCCGTGTCGTTGTACCGTCAGCCTGGGTAAAGCTTTCGAAAATTGTCTCAAGTTTCTCTGGCGCAATGCCAATCCCAGAGTCTTTAATTGAAAAAAGGAGACGGACTCCTTCGCCGTAATCCTCCTGTAAGGCTACTTTGATATAAACCTCTCCCTCACTCGTAAACTTAAGGGCATTACCGCAGAGATTTTTTAACACTTGACGAATGCGGCCAGGATCACCCTGGAGCATTGGCGGTATATTGGGCTCGATAAAGAAAATAATTTCCAGCCCCTTCTGTTCGCCTGTATAGATGATTGATTGGACAACCTCTTCGCAAAGAGAGTAGAGATCGAAAGGAATGGTTTCGATTTCCATCTTGCCGGCTTCAATTTTAGAAAAATCAAGAATGTCATTGATAATTCTGAGTAATGATTTAGCCTCTTTACTGATAGTGGAGACAATAGTTTTTTGTTCATCTGAAAGGCCACTTTCAAGGGCAATTTCGCTCATACCGAGGACGCCATTGAGCGGGGTGCGGATCTCATGGCTCATATTGGCCAGAAACTGGCTTTTGACAGCGCTGGCCCGCTCAGCCGCACTGGTCGCCTGCTCAAGTTTCTGCCTTGCCTGCTGCAGATCGGTAATATCGACAAAGCTGGCGATAAAATGCCGTTTGCCACCCAGAGTAATTTCGGTCTCTGTTTTGATGATGGGCAGTTCCTTGCCGCTTGCGGTAAGGAGTGTTTTTTGACTATTGTTGATCGTCTCGCCAAGATCGTCGATCGGGCAGTTGTGCTGTTGGGCCGGGCAGATGAAATTGTAGCAAGTTCTGCCGACAATATCCTGGCTCCCAACTCCTATGAGGGCTTCAGCTGCCGGGTTTACGCTTACGATAGTGCGGCTTTCAGCGTCAATCAGCACAACGCCGGCCTGCACCGCGTTCAAAATGGTTTTTAGTCGCTGC
This window of the Desulfobulbaceae bacterium genome carries:
- a CDS encoding response regulator, which codes for NKGIEARSAIINGAIPYSQKIVSSLAHYKEVGPESIQAILRKIFATETLDIFFWQSPQALKETVSKRHFSQDFAQYSKEVFRKGSPDWFEDELDDRDIAVSLIPLMGIDHLEGVFCLVFDMSTVYSQLDISSRLSLSIESSKLQEQQLREAEKHRNQLKTRRQAQRELLATNKRQNVQAIKLAGNRLMGFLGATMVVLMAVSLFLFWWLGTRRITILKNWLAKMTEGNLSAWKTEINLQNATADRAELTGSKRKLPDTGDSKSDLTSQRVVATTDDEIGDLGNSINLMLDSLDQTTVSKNLLMREIEERKKIESQLLDNQQRLKTILNAVQAGVVLIDAESRTIVSVNPAAEALIGVGSQDIVGRTCYNFICPAQQHNCPIDDLGETINNSQKTLLTASGKELPIIKTETEITLGGKRHFIASFVDITDLQQARQKLEQATSAAERASAVKSQFLANMSHEIRTPLNGVLGMSEIALESGLSDEQKTIVSTISKEAKSLLRIINDILDFSKIEAGKMEIETIPFDLYSLCEEVVQSIIYTGEQKGLEIIFFIEPNIPPMLQGDPGRIRQVLKNLCGNALKFTSEGEVYIKVALQEDYGEGVRLLFSIKDSGIGIAPEKLETIFESFTQADGTTTRLYGGTGLGTAISKQLVELMGGEINVESKPGQGSTFKFLLPLLKSQTADITLLAPQPKLEGIRVLIVDDNPTNLFILEEYLNAWGCIPQKAANGGGALTLFKKAMTAGLTAFDLVITDYNMPILDGFSFVEEIRNFQKNGQQVPVIVFSSPSTSKGAEKNWAGLAVSSFINKPILRQDLKRAVCEALNLQTKKTPAHHIDQSMSAPEVSENEGKKYHILLAEDYPTNRIVAANYLTKAGYQVDLVENGREAVLFFQQNTYDLILMDIQMPVLDGYGATFEIREYESSKPAGTKIPIIAMTAHAMSGYREKCLAGGMDDYITKPLKRREFLETVKRWLPQNPDNKKHVADKPASGPEVDTDGPVDMEKLFKEMEGDQEIILALFDSFSESLSTQKSILQQAVSAGDCKTIRNEAHSIKGAAANVAAFKLSAIAKKLEALGDRAAHDEIPPVFTQFLSEVETFIQFAQKYKGEHDGLNIANA